GTTTATTGTGGAATCAGAGTCCGGGAAGCTTATAACGTGGGGCTCGGCAGATGATGAGGGTCAAAGCTATTTGACTTCGGGGAAGCACGGGGTAATGCGATGATCTTCTAATTAGTGAACTTCTTTCCTGATTTTACTCTCTGGAATTTATTTTGCATCTTCTTTCTACTGAACATATTGTTTAGGAAACTCCAGAGCCTTTTCCTCTTCCAACTGAGGCTTCAGTGCTAAAGGCAGCTGCTGGATGGGCCCATTGTGTTTCAGTCACAGGTACTCTCCTACTCATACTACTTTGGAATGCggaaatagaaagaagaaatttatcTTAAGAATTCATTTTGAAAGACAAGGGAAACAGCTAGATAGTGACTTACAGCTTGGTTGCCAATCAGCACTGATGGAGTTTTCTATAAATTTGTGGCCGAAATTTCTCAAGAGAAGACAGGCTCTGTATGGTGATTGAGAAAATAGAACCTGGCAATCATATATGGGAAATGCTGTTACTGTTGATTATGGGTTATACTTTAGAAACAATTGtgttttaaaagttaaactgaTAGTAAACGGCTacccttttaatttttggatGACATTTTCCGGGGAAAGTGTTATAGATATACCAGCTTCAAGTAGTTGGTGTTTACATTCTTTGATAATGGCTTGGAATTTTATGGGATCAATGCTGAACAGATTGTCTGCTCAATCTCATTTTCAGTTCAGACACACATAGTGTTACTAAAGTCAAATTGTTTCTCGATATACAGAGACAGGTGAAGTATACACATGGGGATGGAAGGAGTGCATTCCCTCTGAAAAGATTTTGTGTGACTTGCTTATCAGGGGAAATTTCCAAAAGGATACTACTGGGAAACAAAATTCATTAGCAAATGAccaaggtgattttttttttaaaattcatttctATTGGATAAAGCAAATGGTAGCCCCTTTCAATCAATTCAAGAATTAAGTAATGAAGATTGCCATATTTTACAGTGAGCGCGAAGGATCAAGGCTCCAATTTGAGTGGTGGGCCAATATCTCAGGTTGATAACAAAAGTATGGGAGATGAAAATGGGAAGCGAAGGAAATTATCACCAGCTAAGCAAGAATCTGAGAGCTCAACAACTGGGGATGATTACTTCACAATTTCACCTTGTCTGGTAAATTTGGGTGCTGGAGTGAGGATCACCGCTGTCGCTGCTGGTGGGCGCCATACATTAGTACTGTCAGGTAAATCCATTGTGTCTTGAATCACCAGAACCCGTTCGCTCATGGTTTCAGGTGTAGTTGTCGGTTCCTTGTGGTCACACAATATAGTTTTGTAGGTTGTATGAAGTACGAAGCTATGGAAGATTTTTGATGTAAAGCAAGACACATGATGCATCATATTTTTACCAAAGTTTTTCAGATATGGGACAGGTGTGGGGTTGGGGCTATGGAGGCGAAGGGCAGCTAGGTTTGGGTAATCGGGTAAAGACAGTGGCTTCTCCTCACGTCATACCTTGCATTGAGCCATCTGCTTCAGGGAAAAGAAACGTGAGTTCATCAACACAAGTTTCTAAAGTTCTTGGAAGTTACGTGAAAGCAATTGCTTGTGGAGGCCGGCACAGTGCAGTAATAACAGGTCAGCATAGGTGGTTAGTTTTATAGTGGTCGTATAGCTGGACAACTTTTCTAGTTCTCTCcgaagatgatgaagaaatcACTGGTTTAGCTTCTCCTCTCAGGCCATGGCCTATTAGTACTATCACCAGATACTCTCTAATATTCTACATGAATTCAGTGGGTTTAATACATGGTGCAAGTTAGTTGCATTTTTGGTTTGACTTTTGTGAACCCATTAGTCTCTTGACGTAGTTATTAACAGTGTATCATCTGTATTCTTGGTTCTATTGATTCGATGGTACACATGTTAACTTATTATTTGATTGGCATTTTCTGACTCGATTTCTTCTCGTACGCTCGTTTTCAATCATAGATGCTGGAGCACTGCTTACATTTGGCTGGGGACTTTACGGACAGGTGAGCTTTCTGATGCCATTTTTTTGCCTACCATGTAGAATGTCTACATCAATATATCTAGCTAGGAAGTAGTATTTCTTGAAGGCCAGCCTCATCTTGATTAGGCTCGGCAATAGAGTTGATTGGACGTTAAGAAATTGTGTATTACTGGAAGAATTCTTGCTTTGCACTTTAGCTGCACCAACCATCCTAGTTTTTGTGTTTCCTGACCGCACATTCACATTCACATTCACCTTCATCTTAATTTCCATTTGTTATTATTCTCAACATTCTCAACAAAGCATGTTTCATTGTTGCTTCATGTGAATATCTGAGATAGTgctgttgtttttctttatgacatttttttttttattcagtgTGGGCAAGGGAGCACAAATGACCAACTGAGGCCAACTTGTGTGTCTTCTTTATTGGGTACGCAAGTGGAAAGAGTTGCTGCTGGACTTTGGCATACCTTATGCATCACTATTGAAGGTTGTGTGTACGCCTTTGGTGGGAACCAATTTGGACAGTTGGGAACTGGTGCCGACCAGGCTGAGGTACATCCgttgtctctctttttcatgaaaaacttaaaattaaattt
Above is a genomic segment from Corylus avellana chromosome ca9, CavTom2PMs-1.0 containing:
- the LOC132162102 gene encoding ultraviolet-B receptor UVR8-like isoform X1 codes for the protein MNGREGEECVKTEQCKEAAVVYMWGYIPGASPEKSPILSPSTVRLPDPSGVGDSWKDVCGGGCGFAMAISESGKLITWGSADDEGQSYLTSGKHGETPEPFPLPTEASVLKAAAGWAHCVSVTETGEVYTWGWKECIPSEKILCDLLIRGNFQKDTTGKQNSLANDQVSAKDQGSNLSGGPISQVDNKSMGDENGKRRKLSPAKQESESSTTGDDYFTISPCLVNLGAGVRITAVAAGGRHTLVLSDAGALLTFGWGLYGQCGQGSTNDQLRPTCVSSLLGTQVERVAAGLWHTLCITIEGCVYAFGGNQFGQLGTGADQAEDLPRLLDAPSLKSKHAKLVSCGARHSAVLTEDGQLFSWGWNKYGQLGLGDSTDRNEPSQVSIDGCRPKNVACGWWHTLLLAERPI
- the LOC132162102 gene encoding ultraviolet-B receptor UVR8-like isoform X2 is translated as MNGREGEECVKTEQCKEAAVVYMWGYIPGASPEKSPILSPSTVRLPDPSGVGDSWKDVCGGGCGFAMAISESGKLITWGSADDEGQSYLTSGKHGETPEPFPLPTEASVLKAAAGWAHCVSVTETGEVYTWGWKECIPSEKILCDLLIRGNFQKDTTGKQNSLANDQVSAKDQGSNLSGGPISQVDNKSMGDENGKRRKLSPAKQESESSTTGDDYFTISPCLVNLGAGVRITAVAAGGRHTLVLSDMGQVWGWGYGGEGQLGLGNRVKTVASPHVIPCIEPSASGKRNVSSSTQVSKVLGSYVKAIACGGRHSAVITDAGALLTFGWGLYGQCGQGSTNDQLRPTCVSSLLGTQVERVAAGLWHTLCITIEGCVYAFGGNQFGQLGTGADQAEDLPRLLDAPSLKSKHAKLVSCGARHSAVLTEDGQLFSWGWNKYGQLGLGDSTDRNEPSQVSIDGCRPKNVACGWWHTLLLAERPI